One Gadus morhua chromosome 1, gadMor3.0, whole genome shotgun sequence DNA segment encodes these proteins:
- the LOC115552167 gene encoding mitochondrial glutamate carrier 1 yields MSPRDSQCALPHLPPPFDKLPPLTETMAQHQQISLPAKLINGGIAGMVGVTCVFPIDLAKTRLQNQRSGQQVYKNMLDCLIKTVKSEGYFGMYRGAAVNLTLVTPEKAIKLAANDFFRHQLSKDGGRLTVLKEMLSGCGAGMCQVIITTPMEMLKIQLQDAGRLAAQQRLIPSMAPALKLGAVLSRSYNTNPAPHVVRVSAMQITRELLQTKGVPGLYRGLGATLMRDMPFSMVYFPLFAHLHQLGRHSPEDPAVPFYWSFVSGCLAGSIAAVTVSPCDVVKTRLQSLKKGANEETYNGVVDCIRKILRKEGPGAFLKGASCRALVIAPLFGIAQVVYFVGVGEFLLGYTPQSICSS; encoded by the exons A TGTCTCCCAGGGACTCTCAGTGTGCTCTTCCCCACCTGCCTCCACCATTCGACAAATTACCACCTTTAACAGAAACAATGGCCCAGCATCAACAGATCAG CCTACCAGCCAAGCTGATCAATGGAGGCATTGCAGGCATGGTGGGGGTCACCTGTGTGTTCCCGATTGACCTGGCCAAGACGCGCCTGCAGAACCAGCGCAGTGGCCAGCAGGTCTACAAAAACAT gTTGGACTGCCTGATAAAGACGGTGAAATCTGAAGGGTACTTTGGCATGTACAGAG GAGCCGCCGTGAACCTCACACTGGTCACCCCTGAGAAGGCCATCAAACTTGCTGCTAATGACTTTTTCCGCCACCAACTAAGCAAAGATGG TGGCAGGCTAACAGTGTTGAAGGAGATGCTGTCCGGCTGTGGTGCAGGAATGTGCCAGGTCATCATCACCACACCGATGGAGATGCTTAAGATCCAATTGCAGGATGCAGGCAGGCTAG CGGCGCAGCAGAGGCTGATCCCCAGCATGGCGCCTGCTCTGAAGCTTGGAGCAGTGCTCAGCCGCTCCTACAACACCAACCCGGCGCCTCACGTGGTCCGCGTGTCCGCCATGCAGATTACCAGGGAGCTGCTCCAGACCAAGGGGGTCCCGGGCCTCTACAGAGGTCTGGGGGCCACTCTGATGAG GGACATGCCGTTCTCGATGGTGTATTTCCCCCTTTTTGCCCATCTGCACCAGCTCGGACGCCACTCGCCTGAAGACCCCGCCGTGCCGTTCTATTGGTCGTTTGTGTCCGGATGCTTAGCCGGTTCCATCGCTGCCGTGACTGTCAGCCCATGCGATG TGGTCAAGACAAGGCTCCAGTCCCTCAAGAAAGGAGCGAACGAAGAAACCTACAATGGAGTAGTGGACTGCATCAG AAAAATCCTGAGGAaggagggccccggggccttcCTGAAGGGGGCCAGCTGCCGGGCGCTAGTCATCGCCCCTCTCTTCGGCATAGCCCAGGTGGTCTACTTTGTCGGGGTGGGAGAGTTCCTTCTGGGGTACACACCTCAGAGCATCTGCTCTTCGTGA
- the LOC115546694 gene encoding tetraspanin-2, protein MGKVEGGMKCVKYLLFVFNFIFWLMGSLVLSVGLWLRFDPETVSLLNGHGAPETFFIGVYILIVAGSLVMLVGFFGCCGAVRESQCLLGSFFACLLIIFGAEVAAGVFGFLNKDKIIEDVQNFYAKTYDDNNNSTLISSYHKVLNCCGTKAAPCSDPPGESKDCEVGIEEFFNSKLYIIGYVGIGIAGVMIIGMIFSMVLCCAIRNSREVI, encoded by the exons ATGGGGAAAGTGGAAGGAGGAATGAAATGTGTGAAATATCTTTTGTTCGTCTTCAACTTCATATTCTGG cTGATGGGCTCCCTGGTGCTGTCGGTCGGGCTGTGGCTGCGCTTCGACCCTGAGACGGTGTCCCTGCTCAACGGACATGGGGCCCCGGAGACATTCTTCATCG GGGTGTACATCCTGATCGTGGCTGGCAGTCTGGTGATGCTGGTGGGCTTCTTCGGTTGTTGCGGGGCCGTTCGGGAGTCTCAGTGTCTTCTGGGCTCA TTCTTCGCCTGCCTGTTGATTATATTCGGGGCTGAAGTTGCAGCTGGAGTGTTTGGATTCCTTAACAAAGACAAG ATCATCGAAGACGTCCAGAACTTCTATGCCAAAACGTAcgatgacaacaacaacagcacacTAATCTCCTCATACCACAAAGTG CTGAACTGTTGTGGAACCAAAGCTGCGCCCTGCAGTGATCCTCCGGGCGAGAGCAAG GACTGTGAGGTGGGCATCGAAGAATTCTTCAACAGCAAACTCTACATCATCGGCTACGTGGGCATCGGCATCGCTGGTGTCATG ATCATTGGGATGATATTCAGCATGGTGCTGTGCTGTGCCATTCGTAACAGCAGAGAGGTAATCTGA
- the ngfa gene encoding neurotrophin-7, which yields MRSPPLVLLLLMGVQAVLNMGGGRALSTEAANHDAGQQTAADHRAGQQQQQTAAGDHLPEHRATSPPERRRNSHHRTRRPHRPPATQTPGAVSVPQSISPLDLSIPEVDPKIFSKRRFRSSPRVVFSETPPSHDVPEGKDSDVSGGAGGGRGSRVRRRAGTQLMHRGEYSVCDSVSDWVGNRTTATDIWGNEVTVLPNVRIENLVKKQFFYETTCLSPTQRGPGGSGAAGGGGGGGAAGAGGNRGGGRAGARSRKQSSRAADSGCRGIDVRYWNSYCTNTHTYVSAMTTFEEKAAWRNIRINVACVCVLTRKSWQGRAGR from the coding sequence ATGAGGTCGCCGCCACtggtcctgctcctcctgatGGGCGTCCAAGCTGTACTGAACATGGGAGGTGGGCGGGCCCTAAGCACAGAGGCAGCCAACCACGACGCAGGACAGCAGACAGCAGCCGATCACAGAgcggggcagcagcagcagcagacggcGGCGGGGGACCACCTCCCCGAGCATCGCGCTACGTCGCCGCCGGAACGCCGCAGGAACAGCCATCACAGGACCAGGCGGCCCCACCGGCCCCCCGCCACTCAGACCCCGGGAGCTGTGTCCGTTCCTCAGTCCATCTCTCCCCTTGACCTCTCCATCCCCGAGGTGGACCCCAAAATCTTCTCCAAGAGGCGCTTCCGCTCCTCGCCCCGGGTGGTCTTCAGCGAGACCCCCCCGTCGCACGACGTGCCAGAGGGGAAGGACTCCGACGTGAgcgggggggccggcggcggccGGGGGTCCCGGGTGCGGCGGCGGGCCGGGACCCAGCTGATGCACCGGGGGGAGTACTCGGTGTGCGACAGCGTCAGCGACTGGGTGGGCAACCGCACCACCGCCACAGACATCTGGGGCAACGAGGTGACGGTGTTGCCCAACGTCCGCATCGAGAACCTGGTGAAGAAGCAGTTCTTCTACGAGACCACCTGCCTGTCGCCCACGCAGAGGGGTCCCGGGGGCAGCGGCGCCGccggtggaggaggcgggggtggaGCCGCTGGAGCCGGCGGTAACAGAGGCGGGGGCAGGGCGGGCGCCAGGAGCCGGAAGCAGAGCTCCAGGGCGGCGGACTCTGGGTGCCGCGGGATCGACGTCCGCTACTGGAACTCCTACTgcaccaacacgcacacgtacGTCAGTGCCATGACCACGTTCGAGGAGAAGGCGGCCTGGCGCAACATCCGCATCAACgtggcgtgcgtgtgcgtgctcacACGCAAGTCCTGGCAGGGCCGGGCGGGGCGCTGA